In Gigantopelta aegis isolate Gae_Host chromosome 2, Gae_host_genome, whole genome shotgun sequence, the sequence TAATAGCTTAGTAAAAGGTGATACTACGAAAAACAAATTACCAAAGTACGTTTACTTTGactgtgtggggttttttggggtttttttttttaaagattcaGAATTCCCCCTCAGCAGTGAGTATTGACGTAATTGAGAATGAAAAAGATGAAAATTCGTTCACAAAAATGTTAAACTCACtcttaaaacaaaaccattaaaaaaaaaaaataataataataaaaaaaataaaataaataaaccgacgacaaaaaacctaaaatccacacacaaatacattaaGGAAATGAGATAGAGACGTGGTTACTCAAGCAACCAATTGTTGAATGCATCACTGAATTATATGAAAATTAAACATCTATAAGAAGAAAttgctgtatatgtatatggcCACTTGCCAAACAAATAAAACCGTAGAATAAGCATGcacctttaaaaataaaatgtacatgttataGTAAAATGCAAATAACCTCGCCCAAAGATTAGATTCGCTTTCTTAAGAATGACACGACTATCCACGAAACATGTGATAATATGCACAGGATAAGAAGCCATATTTGTTGTAGAAACCTAAGTGGAGTTGTATACGATTTAGAATTGTAACATCATAACACTTATGCATCTGAATAGTAGCTCCAATGAAAGCAAACTCGCTATAGACGAAACGAAagacgaaaaacaaaacacaacagcaCCAACGGGCTGGCACTACACCGGTGTCCAGGGAGTCCTTTGTCCTCATAAACAGGGAGTCATGTGTCCCATTTTAGACCGGTGTCCTTGACGAATAATGTGTTTTGTGTTCTATCTTAGACTCCTTTTCGAAAAGGGAGCTAATTTTGTCTTCCACTTCAGACacttgaacatttaaaaaagaaaaaaaaaggaaaggaaatgccAAACGGTTCATCACGCCAGTGCTTTAACGACAGAAACTAAATTCTAGAACATTTATCACCGTTTGCTGAGAGATCGGTATGTTCCGGGATATCGCGTCTTCGTTCCGTTCCGTAGATACGTGGACTCGACCTGTGAGCCGACGTCGCCAAAGTTGGAGATGCGACTAGTGAGTATGGGTTCGTCGCGCGAGTTGAACGAGAACGTCGTGACGACGCCGTCGTCCACCTCCCTGATCTTGAGCGGTGGCCCGGCGCGGTACTCGCGCACCTCCTGGTGGATGCTGAACATCTCCTCCACCTGTTTGTCCTCCTTGGCCTTCTGCAGAGTCTTGGCCTGGGACATTAGCGTCTTCCTCCGGTCGCTGAGCAGCTCTCGCTTCTCGTCCAGCTTGCTCTTCTCCTTGTTGATCTCGTACTCCGCCACGCCCTCCAGCTCCTTCTGGCGATTGTCCAGAACCGTCCTCAGACGGCTGAAAGTCTCTTCGATCTTTGCCAGCAGCTCGGAGCGAGCCTTGTCGAGGTTCTCCGAGGCCGTCTGCAGGACGGTGGCTTTCTCCTCAAGCGCAGACGACTCCTTGTCCAACTCCATGATGGCGTTGTCTAGCACGGGCGTGTATTTCTGCAGAGCCACGTCCAAGTCCATAACAAGATGAGCCTCGCTCTCCTTGTGGTCGAGGATGGTGCAGTCCCGACACACCGGGGTGATGCACGGCTCGCAGAAGAAGTGCAACGGCTGCAGGTCGTGTTTGGAACAGAAGTTGACGGTGTATCTCTGCGTGTGCTTCAGAAAGTCCAGCAGCTGGATGACTCTGTGGTCCGTGGGAAGCTGC encodes:
- the LOC121380099 gene encoding tripartite motif-containing protein 2-like, encoding MAQAKCVDEDFSTDNELAKALTESFVSRKDESGAVQNKRSIVLDEDNFEDTFLRCMVCRDTFTISETKTPKLLPCHHSFCVPCIQQLYNTEQEYRQNLTPALRGMPTAVSIHCPSCRGSFVTTEENLKQLPTDHRVIQLLDFLKHTQRYTVNFCSKHDLQPLHFFCEPCITPVCRDCTILDHKESEAHLVMDLDVALQKYTPVLDNAIMELDKESSALEEKATVLQTASENLDKARSELLAKIEETFSRLRTVLDNRQKELEGVAEYEINKEKSKLDEKRELLSDRRKTLMSQAKTLQKAKEDKQVEEMFSIHQEVREYRAGPPLKIREVDDGVVTTFSFNSRDEPILTSRISNFGDVGSQVESTYLRNGTKTRYPGTYRSLSKR